In Neodiprion pinetum isolate iyNeoPine1 chromosome 6, iyNeoPine1.2, whole genome shotgun sequence, one genomic interval encodes:
- the LOC124222004 gene encoding ATP-dependent RNA helicase vasa — protein sequence MDEWDDNDSTPVCTGEYTDEGRSYGKGRGFKPRSNNGEWGGESTNGFDNGGEHEDSDRRGGRGGGRGRGGGRGGGAYRGGRDGGSRYGDGDDDNNGDDGGSRRGRGGYRGGRGGSRYADADEDANGEDGGSRRGRGGGRGGGRGGRRDDDNGGGSGGEENGDKPAPVVYIPPEPSNEDADIFGTGVEMGINFDAYDKIEVSVSGENAPQPINTFDEAGLRSLLLENIRKSGYTKPTPIQKYAIPIVMQNRDLMACAQTGSGKTAAFMVPIVNTLLNEPKELVVDNFHCEPQAVIVAPTRELATQIFDQARKFAKDSILRCVNIYGGTATSHQRSQVLRGCHILVATTGRLMDFVQRGCVKFNSVRFFVLDEADRMLDMGFIGDIEKILDDESMVKGKDRQTLMFSATFPAAIQELAGRFMDNYLFLAVGIIGGACQDVEQNFYEVSKFKKREKLRETLEAEKDKGEIQRTLVFVEMKRTADFIAAFLSDNNYPTTSIHGDREQREREDALRDFKSGKMPILVATAVAARGLDIKGVAHVINFDMPKEIDEYVHRIGRTGRVGNRGRATSFFDSETDSGIVVDLVKILKQANQSIPAWLESGGGGGSYAPGRSSKFGGRDVRRFENDGGEGDSYPESAYASAPAEAEEAW from the exons ATGGACGAGTGGGACGATAATGACTCTACGCCAGTATGTACTGGAGAG TATACTGACGAGGGACGCAGCTATGGCAAGGGTCGTGGTTTCAAACCACGAAGTAATAACGGTGAATGGGGAGGAGAAAGCACCAATGGATTTGACAATGGAGGGGAACATGAGGACTCGGACAGACGTGGTGGTCGAGGTGGAGGCAGAGGACGTGGGGGTGGAAGAGGCGGTGGTGCTTACAGAGGAGGCCGTGATGGTGGAAGTAGATATGGAGATGGGGATGATGACAATAACGGTGACGATGGAGGATCCCGCAGAGGAAGAGGTGGTTACAGAGGTGGTCGCGGTGGAAGTAGATATGCCGATGCAGATGAGGATGCTAATGGCGAGGATGGAGGATCTCGCAGAGGAAGAGGGGGTGGGAGAGGTGGAGGTCGAGGTGGTAGGAGAGATGACGACAATGGTGGGGGCAGTGGCGGAGAAGAAAATGGAGACAAACCAGCACCTGTTGTCTATATTCCGCCGGAACCATCAAATGAAGACGCAGACATTTTTGGTACTGGCGTAGAGATGGGGATAAATTTTGATGCGTACGACAAGATTGAAGTAAGCGTTAGTGGTGAAAATGCACCACAACCTATAAACACTTTCGACGAAGCTGGCCTGAGAAGCCTTCTATTAGAGAACATCAGGAAATCAGGATATACAAAGCCTACGCCTATTCAAAAGTATGCGATACCAATAGTCATGCAAAATCGAGATTTGATGGCCTGTGCTCAAACTGGTTCTGGAAAAACTGCGGCATTTATGGTACCAATTGTGAACACACTATTGAACGAGCCGAAAGAATTGGTGGTTGATAACTTCCATTGTGAACCACAAGCTGTCATAGTCGCGCCTACACGTGAGCTTGCTACGCAAATCTTCGATCAAGCGAGAAAGTTTGCAAAAGATTCCATTCTGAGGTGTGTCAATATTTATGGAGGGACTGCAACCAGTCACCAGAGAAGCCAAGTGCTCCGTGGCTGCCACATATTGGTTGCGACAACCGGTCGACTAATGGATTTCGTCCAACGAGGATGCGTGAAGTTCAATTCTGTGCGCTTCTTTGTTCTCGATGAAGCTGACCGGATGTTAGACATGGGTTTTATAGGAGACATAGAAAAGATTCTGGATGACGAATCTATGGTAAAAGGAAAAGATCGACAAACTTTGATGTTTTCTGCTACATTCCCTGCCGCGATCCAAGAATTAGCTGGCCGATTCATGGATAACTATTTGTTCCTTGCTGTCGGGATAATTGGTGGAGCCTGCCAAGATGTCGAGCAGAACTTTTACGAGGTTAGCAAGTTtaagaaacgagaaaaattgaGGGAAACCTTGGAAGCCGAGAAAGATAAAGGCGAGATTCAACGTACACTAGTATTTGTGGAAATGAAACGTACGGCAGATTTCATTGCTGCATTTCTATCAGACAACAATTATCCAACGACTTCTATTCATGGTGACCGTGAACAGCGGGAGAGAGAGGATGCACTTCGTGATTTTAAATCTGGAAAAATGCCGATTCTAGTTGCAACGGCCGTTGCTGCCAGAGGTCTTGATATCAAAGGTGTGGCCCACGTCATTAACTTTGACATGCCCAAGGAAATCGATGAGTACGTTCACCGTATTGGTCGTACTGGGCGTGTTGGCAATCGCGGCCGTGCAACGAGTTTCTTTGACTCGGAAACAGATTCAGGGATCGTAGTTGATCTAGTCAAGATTTTGAAGCAGGCTAACCAATCAATTCCAGCGTGGCTCGAATCTGGCGGTGGAGGGGGCAGCTATGCTCCAGGCAGATCCAGCAAGTTTGGTGGCAGAGACGTTCGCAGA TTTGAAAATGATGGTGGAGAGGGGGACTCATACCCAGAGAGCGCTTACGCTTCAGCTCCCGCCGAAGCTGAAGAAGCATGGTAG